A window of the Astyanax mexicanus isolate ESR-SI-001 chromosome 22, AstMex3_surface, whole genome shotgun sequence genome harbors these coding sequences:
- the LOC103027433 gene encoding piggyBac transposable element-derived protein 4, with protein sequence MAARKRGELFTILETSADTEPSAVSDGEDCPLNLSVDEEDEGEPELKSAAVVEAEEEEAAGHETEDAASYIAGGGCNIILVTGNGIKHEEYEEESYYASSNNCSDTTSTDSDIDFSDLEEEEHAGLFAPYDVLDDECTSPDFWGEPDQVISIEPFTADCGPQHSLGDDADTLDYFRLLFPDSLFEHMVEQTNNYALYRQRRSGRSDPHWHPTDVREMRAYVGLNILMGINQLPDYGMYWASDIFIGNAGFKKTMTARRFEKLNQNLHLCDRLSEPSKGELGYDGLYKIRPLLDMVGNTMWDSYLPNRCLTVDECSIATKGRFSPTQYMPSKPLRKGLKVWMLCDSRSGYCHRTRLHVGKPSDDVSTAALGHRMVMSLVRGLEGRYHHLFMDSFFTSVPLLERLLQDGIYSCGPTNPYRRGYPDALKPRNVGKLDPGEFYQCQRGNLVATVTRDAKVVSCLSSNSAPGIVGIGPGSKRDGDVGDGDASSLSALGIPRPLPLLLYQENMRGVDLCDQLRECYQVGRPCKKWWRYFLWFYVNLCIVNAYIILRESRGGVPPAGFNGKEFTQRHFRVRLAQQLIGDYQGARGMERAARKRHADSPLEYGHRLERMSERSRRCRNCTNKGLRHESVFGCKICNVHLCRGGCFSEFHK encoded by the exons ATGGCGGCGAGGAAAAGAGGCGAGCTTTTTACTATTTTGGAAACTAGCGCGGACACCGAGCCGAGCGCGGTCTCCGACGGAGAAGACTGTCCCCTGAACCTGTCCGTAGAC gaggaggacgagggggAGCCCGAGCTGAAGAGCGCGGCTGTGGtggaggcggaggaggaggaggcggcgggGCACGAGACCGAGGACGCGGCGAGCTACATCGCGGGAGGCGGCTGCAACATTATTCTGGTAACGGGCAATGGCATTAAGCACGAGGAGTACGAGGAGGAGTCCTACTACGCCAGCTCCAATAACTGCTCGGACACCACCTCCACAGACTCGGACATTGATTTCTCCGACTTGGAGGAAGAGGAGCACGCAGGCTTGTTCGCCCCGTACGACGTGCTGGACGACGAGTGCACTTCTCCGGACTTCTGGGGAGAGCCCGACCAGGTAATATCAATCGAGCCATTCACCGCCGACTGTGGCCCCCAGCACTCGCTAGGGGATGATGCTGACACTTTAGACTATTTCCGGTTGCTCTTCCCAGATTCATTGTTTGAACACATGGTAGAACAAACAAATAACTACGCCCTCTACCGGCAAAGGAGGAGTGGTAGGTCAGACCCCCACTGGCACCCGACTGACGTCAGGGAGATGAGGGCATATGTCGGCCTTAACATCCTGATGGGCATCAATCAGCTTCCAGATTACGGCATGTACTGGGCCAGTGACATTTTTATAGGCAACGCCggctttaaaaaaacaatgacagCCAGGCGCTTTGAGAAACTCAACCAAAACCTGCACTTATGCGACCGTCTGTCCGAGCCCTCCAAAGGTGAGCTCGGGTACGACGGCCTCTACAAAATCCGGCCTCTGCTGGACATGGTAGGAAACACTATGTGGGACTCCTATTTGCCCAACCGCTGTTTGACTGTTGATGAGTGTTCCATTGCCACTAAAGGCCGTTTCTCGCCCACACAGTACATGCCCTCCAAGCCTTTACGAAAAGGCCTGAAAGTGTGGATGCTGTGCGACTCACGTTCAGGCTACTGCCATCGTACACGTCTGCATGTGGGCAAGCCCAGCGATGATGTGTCGACTGCTGCGCTGGGCCACCGCATGGTCATGTCCCTGGTCAGGGGGCTGGAGGGCCGGTACCACCACCTCTTCATGGACAGCTTCTTCACCTCAGTGCCACTGCTGGAGCGCCTCCTGCAAGATGGAATTTACTCTTGCGGCCCCACTAATCCATACCGCCGTGGCTACCCTGATGCCCTCAAGCCCCGCAACGTTGGCAAACTGGACCCGGGTGAGTTCTACCAGTGCCAGCGTGGCAACCTGGTAGCTACCGTCACCAGGGATGCCAAGGTAGTCAGCTGTTTGTCGTCAAACTCTGCGCCGGGCATCGTGGGCATAGGACCTGGCAGCAAGCGTGATGGAGACGTGGGCGACGGGGACGCCAGCAGCCTGTCAGCCCTTGGCATTCCACGTCCACTCCCACTGCTCCTGTACCAGGAGAACATGCGTGGCGTGGACCTGTGCGACCAGCTGAGGGAATGCTACCAGGTGGGGCGGCCGTGCAAAAAGTGGTGGCGCTACTTCCTGTGGTTCTATGTCAACCTGTGCATTGTCAACGCCTACATCATTCTGCGTGAGAGCCGTGGTGGGGTGCCACCTGCAGGGTTTAATGGCAAGGAGTTTACCCAACGGCACTTCCGTGTACGCCTGGCGCAGCAGCTAATTGGGGACTATCAGGGCGCCAGGGGCATGGAGCGGGCCGCCCGCAAACGTCATGCTGACTCACCCCTAGAGTACGGCCATCGGCTGGAGCGTATGTCAGAACGCTCACGCCGCTGCCGGAACTGCACCAACAAAGGACTGAGGCACGAGAGTGTGTTTGGCTGCAAAATCTGCAACGTACACCTGTGCCGAGGAGGGTGCTTCAGTGAATTCCATAAATAA